One Oryza brachyantha chromosome 3, ObraRS2, whole genome shotgun sequence DNA segment encodes these proteins:
- the LOC102701711 gene encoding guanosine deaminase-like, with protein MEEAQVVESKDGTISVASAFAGHQEAVQDRDHNFLSKAVEEAYRGVDCGHGGPFGAVVVCNDEIVVSCHNMVLDYTDPTAHAEVTAIREACKKLGKIELSDCEMYASCEPCPMCFGAVHLSRIKRLVYGAKAEAAIAIGFDDFIADALRGTGHYQKANLEIKRAGGNGALIAEQVFENTKEKFRMY; from the exons ATGGAGGAGGCTCAGG TTGTGGAATCCAAGGATGGAACCATCTCGGTAGCTTCTGCATTTGCTGGTCATCAGGAAG CTGTTCAAGACAGGGATCACAATTTTTTGTCGAAAGCAGTTGAAGAGGCTTACCGAGGAGTAGATTGTGGCCATGGAGGTCCATTTGGTGCGGTTGTTGTCTGTAATGATGAAATAGTAGTTAGTTGCCATAACATGGTTTTGGATTACACCGATCCAACTGCACATGCTGAAGTAACTGCAATAAGAGAG GCTTGCAAAAAGCTTGGAAAAATTGAGCTGTCAGACTGTGAAATGTATGCATCATGTGAACCTTGCCCAATGTGTTTTGGCGCTGTGCATCTATCACGGATTAAG AGGCTGGTGTATGGTGCCAAGGCTGAAGCTGCTATTGCTATTGGATTCGATGACTTCATTGCTGATGCTCTAAGAGGAACTGGGCACTACCAGAAGGCCAACTTGGAGATCAAGCGTGCTGGTGGCAATGGAGCCCTGATTGCTGAACAAGTCTTTGAGAACACAAAGGAGAAGTTTCGGATGTACTAA